Proteins found in one Falsirhodobacter algicola genomic segment:
- the rnc gene encoding ribonuclease III has translation MKISADLRLLQSRLGHEFQRPELLVRALTHSSIASPTRPSNERLEFLGDRVLGLAMADALVRADRTAAEGQLAPRFNALVRKETCADVARETGVGEALKLGRSEMMSGGRRKEALLGDAMEAVIAAVYMDAGFEAARDMVLRLWGARIAAAEIDARDPKTALQEWAQARSQQPPRYVELERSGPDHEPVFTVEVRLDSGETEQARARTKRAAEQAAAKALLARMEN, from the coding sequence GTGAAGATTTCTGCCGATCTCCGCCTGCTCCAGTCCCGTCTGGGGCATGAATTCCAGCGCCCCGAACTTCTGGTTCGGGCGCTGACGCATTCGTCCATCGCCTCGCCGACCCGCCCCTCAAACGAGCGGCTGGAGTTTCTGGGCGACCGGGTGCTGGGCCTTGCGATGGCCGATGCGCTGGTGCGGGCCGACCGCACGGCGGCCGAGGGCCAGCTTGCCCCCCGCTTCAACGCGCTGGTCCGCAAGGAGACCTGCGCCGATGTCGCCCGCGAGACGGGCGTCGGCGAGGCGCTGAAGTTGGGCCGGTCCGAGATGATGTCGGGCGGGCGCCGCAAGGAGGCGCTTCTGGGCGATGCGATGGAGGCGGTGATCGCCGCCGTCTATATGGATGCCGGGTTCGAGGCGGCGCGGGACATGGTCCTGCGTCTTTGGGGCGCGCGCATCGCCGCCGCCGAGATCGACGCCCGCGATCCCAAAACGGCATTGCAGGAATGGGCGCAGGCTCGTTCCCAGCAACCGCCGCGCTATGTCGAACTGGAACGGTCCGGCCCCGATCATGAACCGGTCTTCACCGTGGAGGTCCGACTGGATTCGGGCGAAACGGAGCAGGCCCGTGCCCGCACCAAACGGGCCGCCGAACAGGCGGCCGCCAAGGCGCTTCTGGCGCGGATGGAGAATTGA
- the era gene encoding GTPase Era: MTRAGFVALIGEPNAGKSTLLNRMVGAKVSIVTHKVQTTRARIRGVAMEGEAQIVFVDTPGLFRPRRRLDRAMVAAAWGGAADADLIVLLVEAHRGLTDGAAAIIDALKDRVPQGVRVALAINKIDRVKAEALLGLAKELNDSFPFVETFMISAEKGHGVDRLKQWLAAQMPEGEWFYPEDQIADLPMRVIAAEITREKLTLRLHEELPYQLTVETEKWEDRPDGSTRIDQIVYVARDGHKGIVLGNKGETIKAIGQAARIDLTEFLGRPAHLFLQVKVRPNWLEEPERYSEMGLDFKDGNA, encoded by the coding sequence ATGACACGCGCAGGTTTCGTTGCCCTGATCGGAGAGCCGAACGCCGGCAAGTCCACCCTGCTGAACCGCATGGTCGGGGCGAAGGTGTCCATCGTCACGCACAAGGTGCAGACGACGCGCGCCCGCATCCGCGGCGTCGCCATGGAGGGCGAGGCGCAGATCGTCTTCGTCGACACGCCCGGCCTGTTCCGCCCGCGCCGCCGGCTGGACCGCGCCATGGTCGCCGCCGCATGGGGCGGGGCCGCCGATGCCGATCTGATCGTCCTGCTGGTGGAGGCGCATCGCGGCCTGACCGACGGCGCCGCCGCCATCATCGACGCGCTGAAGGACCGGGTGCCGCAGGGCGTGCGCGTGGCGCTGGCCATCAACAAGATCGACCGCGTGAAGGCCGAGGCGCTTCTGGGCCTTGCCAAGGAGTTGAACGATTCCTTCCCCTTCGTGGAGACGTTCATGATCTCGGCCGAGAAGGGGCATGGGGTGGACCGGCTGAAGCAATGGCTGGCCGCCCAGATGCCCGAGGGGGAGTGGTTCTATCCCGAGGATCAGATCGCCGACCTGCCGATGCGCGTCATCGCGGCCGAGATCACCCGCGAGAAGCTGACGCTGCGCCTGCACGAGGAGCTGCCCTATCAGCTGACCGTGGAGACCGAGAAATGGGAGGACCGTCCCGACGGCTCCACCCGCATCGACCAGATCGTCTATGTCGCCCGCGACGGGCACAAGGGCATCGTGCTCGGCAACAAGGGTGAGACGATCAAGGCCATCGGACAGGCGGCCCGGATCGACCTGACCGAATTCCTCGGCCGTCCGGCGCATCTGTTCCTGCAGGTGAAGGTGCGCCCGAACTGGCTCGAAGAGCCGGAACGCTATTCCGAGATGGGTCTCGATTTCAAAGACGGCAACGCTTGA
- a CDS encoding DUF1491 family protein, producing the protein MSRLTADFWVRAYLARLRQEAIPAFVTARGDETAGAVMVKLATLDGQARVYQRSFDLMTGARAWIVLAEGAESDMDALIVRQRAGDPDLWVIEVEDRHGRTLLDAPGLSDT; encoded by the coding sequence TTGAGCCGTCTGACCGCCGATTTCTGGGTCCGCGCCTATCTGGCGCGGCTCCGGCAGGAGGCGATCCCCGCCTTCGTCACCGCCCGCGGGGATGAAACGGCAGGCGCGGTGATGGTGAAGCTCGCCACTCTCGATGGGCAGGCGCGCGTCTATCAGCGCAGCTTCGATCTGATGACGGGCGCACGGGCATGGATCGTGCTGGCCGAAGGGGCCGAATCCGACATGGACGCGCTGATCGTGCGCCAGCGCGCGGGCGATCCCGACCTCTGGGTGATCGAGGTGGAGGATCGCCATGGCCGGACATTGCTGGACGCGCCGGGACTTTCCGATACTTGA
- the recO gene encoding DNA repair protein RecO, translated as MEWRDEGVLLSVRRHGESAAIIEVFTAAHGRHAGLVHGGGARRMAPVLQPGNQLALAWRARLDDQLGTFHAEPIRSRNVLSDRLALAGLNAVCAMLRLALPERAPHPALFAATLPLLDTLGAPDWGTAYLGWELRLLEETGFALDLTRCAVTGSADDLAFVSPRTGRAVSRQGAGAWADRLLPLPQALLGQGGGAEGWRDGFALTGHFLTRALDRPLPEARARLIDLLLRLASSP; from the coding sequence ATGGAATGGCGGGATGAGGGCGTTCTTCTGTCCGTGCGTCGGCACGGGGAAAGCGCCGCGATCATAGAGGTGTTCACGGCGGCCCATGGCCGGCATGCCGGGCTGGTGCATGGCGGCGGCGCGCGGCGCATGGCGCCGGTGCTGCAGCCGGGCAATCAACTCGCGCTTGCGTGGCGCGCGCGGCTGGACGATCAGCTGGGCACCTTTCATGCCGAACCGATCCGCAGCCGGAACGTCCTGTCCGACCGGTTGGCGTTGGCCGGGCTGAACGCCGTCTGCGCCATGCTGCGGCTCGCGCTGCCGGAACGCGCGCCGCATCCCGCGCTGTTCGCGGCGACGCTGCCGCTTCTCGATACGCTGGGCGCGCCCGATTGGGGCACGGCCTATCTGGGGTGGGAATTGCGTCTGCTGGAGGAGACGGGCTTCGCCCTCGATCTGACGCGCTGCGCCGTGACGGGCAGCGCCGACGATCTGGCCTTCGTCAGCCCGCGCACCGGGCGGGCGGTGTCGCGGCAGGGGGCCGGAGCGTGGGCCGACCGGCTCTTGCCCCTGCCGCAGGCGCTCTTGGGGCAGGGCGGCGGGGCCGAGGGCTGGCGCGACGGGTTCGCCCTGACGGGGCATTTCCTGACGCGCGCCTTGGACCGGCCCCTGCCCGAGGCGCGGGCCCGCCTGATCGACCTTCTGCTGCGGCTTGCATCTTCGCCCTGA
- a CDS encoding sulfite exporter TauE/SafE family protein gives MDQIVGLPQWAFWAAMGVTLASGVIKGAVGFAMPIVMISLFSTFLPPEYALAGLILPVLSTNIHQTLRDGPRPALEAGLGLWRFIVATVVFIFVSAPFAEDIPHVAFLLLLGVPLTAYALLQLSGRHLTIRPERANIAQWGLGAAAGLYGGVSGIWGPPLILYLLAMDYPKAMNMRMQGVVFLIGAVSLLCAHLGTGLMTGDRLLFSAVLIVPAFFGMLLGYRLQDSLDQQRFRWWTQVLLVLTGVNLIRQALM, from the coding sequence ATGGATCAGATCGTGGGATTGCCGCAATGGGCCTTCTGGGCCGCGATGGGGGTGACGCTCGCCTCCGGGGTCATCAAGGGGGCGGTGGGCTTTGCCATGCCGATCGTGATGATCTCGCTCTTCTCGACGTTCCTGCCGCCGGAATATGCGCTGGCGGGGCTGATCCTGCCGGTCCTGAGCACGAACATCCACCAGACGCTGCGCGACGGCCCCCGCCCGGCACTGGAGGCGGGGCTGGGCCTGTGGCGCTTCATCGTGGCGACGGTGGTCTTCATCTTCGTCTCCGCGCCCTTTGCCGAGGATATTCCCCATGTCGCGTTCCTGCTGCTCTTGGGGGTGCCGCTGACGGCCTATGCCCTGCTTCAGCTGTCGGGGCGGCATCTGACGATCCGGCCCGAGCGGGCGAACATCGCGCAATGGGGGCTAGGTGCGGCGGCGGGTCTCTATGGCGGGGTCTCGGGCATCTGGGGGCCGCCGCTGATCCTGTATCTCTTGGCGATGGATTACCCCAAGGCGATGAACATGCGGATGCAGGGGGTGGTGTTCCTGATCGGCGCCGTCTCGCTCTTGTGCGCGCATCTGGGGACGGGGCTGATGACGGGCGACCGGCTTCTCTTCTCGGCGGTGCTGATCGTGCCGGCCTTCTTCGGGATGCTGCTGGGCTACCGGTTGCAGGACAGCCTCGATCAGCAGCGTTTCCGTTGGTGGACGCAGGTGCTGTTGGTGCTGACGGGCGTGAACCTGATCCGTCAGGCGCTGATGTAG
- a CDS encoding phosphoenolpyruvate carboxykinase codes for MTIGRVNREQRLEDQGITGLGTVHYNLTEPALMEAAVARGEGHLGQGGTFLVSTGAFTGRSPKDKHIVRTPGVEDSVWWENNAPMAPDAFERLHADMLAHMKGRDVFVQDLYAGADPAHRLDVRVVTELAWHGLFIRHLLRRPARAELDGFVPEYTIINCPVFKADPARHGCRSDTVIALNIEQKLILIANTEYSGENKKSVFTLLNYLLPDKGVMPMHCSANHAAGDPADTAVFFGLSGTGKTTLSADPARVLIGDDEHGWSDRGTFNFEGGCYAKTINLSPEAEPEIYATTRRFATVIENMVHDPDTLELDFEDDSLTANMRCAYPLDYISNASDTGLGGHPRNVVMLTCDAFGVLPPIARLTPAQAMYHFLSGFTSKVAGTERGVTEPSPTFSTCFGAPFMPRRPEVYGKLLQEQIARHGAACWLVNTGWTGGAYGTGRRMPIKATRALLTAALDGTLDAVQFRKDPNFGFEVPVDVPGVDGALLDPRGTWADGAAYDAQAQKLVTMFAENFAQYVPHIDADVKAAAIG; via the coding sequence ATGACCATCGGACGCGTGAACCGGGAACAGCGGCTGGAGGATCAGGGCATCACCGGTCTTGGCACCGTCCACTACAACCTGACCGAACCTGCGCTGATGGAAGCGGCGGTTGCGCGCGGCGAAGGGCACCTTGGTCAGGGGGGCACGTTCCTCGTCTCCACTGGAGCGTTCACCGGCCGCTCGCCCAAGGACAAGCACATCGTGCGCACGCCCGGCGTCGAAGACAGCGTCTGGTGGGAGAACAACGCCCCGATGGCGCCGGACGCCTTCGAGCGGCTGCATGCCGACATGCTGGCCCATATGAAGGGGCGCGATGTCTTCGTGCAGGACCTCTATGCCGGGGCCGACCCCGCGCACCGGTTGGATGTGCGCGTCGTGACCGAACTTGCGTGGCACGGGCTGTTCATCCGCCATCTGCTGCGCCGCCCCGCGCGTGCGGAACTCGACGGTTTCGTGCCCGAATACACGATCATCAACTGCCCCGTCTTCAAGGCCGATCCCGCGCGCCATGGCTGCCGATCGGACACGGTGATCGCGCTGAACATCGAACAGAAGCTGATCCTGATCGCCAATACCGAATATTCCGGCGAGAACAAGAAATCCGTCTTCACGCTGCTGAACTATCTGCTGCCGGACAAGGGCGTGATGCCGATGCACTGCTCGGCCAATCACGCGGCAGGCGATCCTGCCGATACGGCGGTGTTCTTCGGCCTGTCGGGCACGGGCAAGACCACGCTCTCGGCCGATCCGGCGCGGGTGCTGATCGGCGATGACGAACATGGCTGGTCGGACCGCGGCACCTTCAATTTCGAAGGCGGCTGCTATGCCAAGACCATCAACCTCTCCCCCGAGGCCGAGCCCGAGATCTACGCCACCACCCGCCGCTTCGCGACCGTGATCGAGAACATGGTCCACGATCCGGACACGCTGGAACTGGATTTCGAGGATGACAGCCTGACCGCGAACATGCGCTGCGCCTATCCGCTGGATTACATCTCCAACGCGTCGGATACCGGGCTGGGGGGGCATCCGCGCAATGTCGTCATGCTGACCTGCGATGCCTTCGGGGTGCTGCCGCCCATTGCGCGGCTGACGCCGGCGCAGGCGATGTATCACTTCCTGTCGGGCTTCACCTCCAAGGTGGCGGGGACCGAGCGCGGGGTGACCGAACCCTCGCCCACCTTCTCCACCTGCTTCGGTGCGCCCTTCATGCCGCGCCGCCCCGAAGTCTATGGCAAGCTGCTGCAGGAGCAGATCGCCCGGCATGGGGCCGCCTGCTGGCTGGTGAATACCGGCTGGACGGGGGGCGCCTATGGCACGGGCCGCCGGATGCCGATCAAGGCGACGCGGGCGCTGCTGACGGCGGCGCTGGACGGCACGCTGGATGCGGTGCAGTTCCGCAAGGACCCCAATTTCGGGTTCGAGGTGCCGGTGGATGTGCCGGGCGTCGATGGTGCGCTGCTGGATCCGCGGGGGACATGGGCCGATGGTGCGGCCTATGACGCGCAGGCGCAAAAGCTCGTCACCATGTTCGCCGAGAATTTCGCCCAATACGTCCCGCATATCGATGCGGATGTGAAGGCGGCGGCCATCGGCTGA
- a CDS encoding response regulator transcription factor — translation MSRIALVDDDRNILTSLTITLEAEGFHVDAFSDSHAALEAFRRTPPDIAILDIKMPRLDGIELLQKLRQFSAIPVIFLTSKDDEIDEILGLRMGADDYVRKPFSQRLLVERARVLLRRQKALTSDEGAAEGAQMMERGHLRMDPLRHSVTWKGEDVGLTMTEFLLLRTMAQHPGFVKTREQLMQAAYQDQVFVDDRTIDSHIKRLRKKLRHLDPDFAAIETLYGIGYRYNEA, via the coding sequence ATGTCACGGATCGCCCTTGTGGATGATGACAGGAACATTCTCACCTCGCTGACCATCACGCTGGAGGCGGAGGGCTTTCACGTCGATGCCTTCTCGGACAGCCATGCCGCGCTGGAGGCGTTTCGGCGCACCCCGCCCGATATCGCGATTCTCGACATCAAGATGCCGCGCCTCGACGGGATCGAACTCTTGCAGAAGCTGCGGCAGTTCTCGGCGATTCCGGTGATCTTCCTCACCTCCAAGGACGACGAGATCGACGAGATCCTCGGCCTGCGGATGGGGGCGGACGATTATGTGCGCAAACCCTTCTCGCAGCGGCTTCTGGTGGAACGGGCGCGGGTGCTGCTGCGGCGGCAAAAGGCCCTCACCTCGGACGAGGGCGCGGCCGAAGGGGCGCAGATGATGGAGCGGGGGCATCTGCGGATGGACCCGCTGCGCCATTCCGTGACGTGGAAGGGCGAGGATGTTGGCCTGACCATGACCGAATTCCTGCTGCTGCGGACGATGGCGCAGCATCCGGGCTTCGTGAAGACGCGCGAGCAGTTGATGCAGGCCGCCTATCAGGATCAGGTCTTCGTCGATGATCGCACCATCGACAGCCACATCAAGCGTCTGCGCAAGAAACTGCGCCATCTGGACCCCGACTTCGCCGCGATCGAGACGCTCTACGGCATCGGCTACCGCTACAACGAGGCGTGA
- a CDS encoding HPr kinase/phosphorylase, whose amino-acid sequence MTVHASAVAVDGRGVLILGPSGSGKSALALRLMAAGAVLIADDRVVLRCDDGTLLADAPAALAGRIEARGIGILNAAHAPAPLHLAVDLGRDEPQRLPVRHHTIVCGVRLPLVLGPFGDHLAWGILQYLKAGRAE is encoded by the coding sequence ATGACGGTCCATGCCTCGGCCGTGGCGGTGGATGGGCGGGGGGTGCTGATCCTCGGCCCCTCGGGCAGCGGCAAATCGGCGCTGGCGCTGCGGCTGATGGCGGCGGGGGCGGTGCTGATCGCCGATGATCGCGTGGTGCTGCGCTGCGATGACGGCACCCTTCTGGCCGATGCGCCCGCCGCGCTGGCCGGGCGGATCGAGGCGCGGGGCATCGGCATCCTGAACGCGGCCCATGCGCCCGCGCCGCTGCATCTGGCGGTCGATCTGGGCCGGGATGAGCCGCAGCGTCTGCCGGTGCGGCATCATACCATCGTGTGCGGGGTCCGCTTGCCCCTTGTGCTCGGTCCGTTTGGCGATCACCTTGCATGGGGAATTCTTCAGTATCTGAAGGCGGGGCGGGCCGAGTGA
- the rapZ gene encoding RNase adapter RapZ, whose amino-acid sequence MTEHAATEGPRTPGSHQLVLVTGPSGAGRSTAINALEDLGYEVIDNLPLSLVPRLVEGAPVGPIALGLDIRNRDFNATSLIELIDRLTRNPDTALDVVYVDCSTDELVHRYNQTRRRHPLGEAPEEAIASEIDLLAPVRVRADVLIDTTAMSPHDLKAEIGRWFGRASAAPMSVQIQSFSYKRGAPRGVDMIFDCRFLSNPHWVPGLREKDGRDADVVAHISADPRFEEFFRRVSDLVLFLLPAQLDEGKAHLTIGFGCTGGQHRSVALAEMLGNLLAQRGWPVSKRHRELERRVVERHPTQAG is encoded by the coding sequence GTGACCGAACATGCTGCAACAGAAGGGCCGCGAACGCCGGGAAGCCATCAGCTCGTGCTGGTGACGGGCCCGTCCGGGGCTGGCCGGTCCACCGCGATCAACGCGCTGGAGGATCTGGGCTACGAGGTGATCGACAACCTGCCGCTCAGCCTCGTGCCGCGTTTGGTGGAAGGCGCGCCGGTGGGGCCGATCGCCCTCGGCCTCGATATCCGCAACCGGGATTTCAACGCGACCTCGCTGATCGAACTGATCGACCGGCTGACGCGCAATCCCGACACCGCGCTGGATGTCGTCTATGTCGACTGCTCTACCGATGAACTGGTGCACCGCTACAACCAGACCCGCCGCCGCCACCCCTTGGGCGAGGCCCCCGAAGAGGCGATCGCGAGCGAGATCGACCTTCTGGCCCCCGTGCGGGTGCGGGCGGATGTGCTGATCGACACCACGGCCATGTCCCCCCATGATCTGAAGGCCGAAATCGGGCGCTGGTTCGGGCGCGCGTCCGCCGCGCCCATGTCGGTGCAGATCCAGTCCTTCTCCTACAAGCGGGGGGCGCCGCGCGGCGTGGACATGATCTTCGATTGCCGCTTCCTGTCGAACCCGCATTGGGTGCCGGGCCTGCGCGAGAAGGACGGGCGCGATGCGGATGTGGTCGCCCATATCAGCGCCGATCCACGGTTCGAGGAGTTCTTCCGCCGGGTGTCGGACCTCGTGCTGTTCCTGCTTCCTGCACAGCTGGATGAGGGCAAGGCGCATCTGACCATCGGCTTTGGGTGCACCGGCGGGCAACACCGATCGGTCGCACTGGCCGAGATGCTCGGCAATCTGCTTGCACAGCGCGGCTGGCCGGTGTCAAAACGGCATCGAGAACTGGAACGCAGGGTGGTGGAGCGCCATCCAACGCAGGCGGGATGA
- a CDS encoding PTS sugar transporter subunit IIA — MIGIVIVAHGGLAREYLSAVEHVVGKQSAMTAITIEDEHDRIAKQAEICAAAEAVDSGGGVVLVTDMFGGSPSNLSLPACAVRNRRIVYGANLPMLIKLAKSRDLSVGDAVELALDAGRKYINSLDLGEAAT; from the coding sequence GTGATCGGAATCGTGATCGTGGCACATGGCGGATTGGCGCGGGAGTACCTCTCGGCGGTGGAGCATGTCGTGGGCAAACAGTCTGCCATGACCGCCATCACGATAGAGGACGAACATGACCGAATCGCGAAACAGGCCGAAATCTGCGCGGCTGCGGAAGCCGTGGACAGCGGCGGCGGAGTCGTGCTCGTGACGGATATGTTCGGCGGATCGCCCTCCAACCTGTCGCTGCCGGCCTGCGCGGTGCGCAACCGGCGCATCGTCTATGGCGCGAATCTTCCCATGCTGATCAAGCTGGCGAAATCGCGCGATCTGTCGGTCGGCGATGCGGTCGAACTCGCGCTCGATGCCGGGCGCAAATACATCAACAGCCTCGATCTCGGCGAGGCTGCGACGTGA
- a CDS encoding HPr family phosphocarrier protein encodes MIQRTLRIVNEKGLHARASAKFVEVVEEFDAAATVSKDGMDVSGDSIMGLLMLAASRGTSIGVVTTGPEAEALADALEALVARRFGEEH; translated from the coding sequence GTGATCCAACGTACCTTGCGCATCGTGAACGAAAAGGGGCTGCATGCCCGCGCCTCGGCCAAGTTCGTGGAGGTGGTGGAGGAGTTCGACGCCGCCGCCACCGTCTCCAAGGACGGGATGGACGTGTCGGGGGATTCCATCATGGGGCTGCTGATGCTCGCCGCCTCGCGCGGGACGAGCATCGGGGTCGTGACGACCGGGCCGGAGGCCGAAGCGCTGGCCGACGCGCTGGAGGCGCTGGTGGCACGGCGCTTCGGCGAGGAGCATTAG
- a CDS encoding electron transfer flavoprotein subunit alpha/FixB family protein, translated as MAVLLLAEAGSRDATARALTAVKDLGEVTILVAGPSADVAQLSGAARVLHADAEHPLAEPLATLIAGLGGFDVIAAPSTAMARNVLPRVAALLDVMIIPDVLSVEGPDTFQRGVYAGNAVQTVRSSDPVKVLTVRTTAFEPATAQDGVPVETVALTDAGLSTWVADHVSASDRPELTSAGIVVAGGRGIGSEENFRIVEALADKLGAAVGASRAAVDAGYAPNDWQVGQTGKVVAPDLYIACGISGAIQHLAGMKDSKVIVAINKDEEAPIFQVADYGLVGDIFELIPELTAKL; from the coding sequence ATGGCCGTTCTTCTTCTGGCAGAAGCGGGAAGCCGCGATGCGACGGCGCGTGCGCTGACGGCGGTGAAAGATCTGGGCGAGGTGACGATCCTCGTCGCAGGCCCCTCGGCGGATGTGGCGCAGCTTTCGGGTGCCGCGCGGGTGCTGCACGCCGATGCGGAACATCCGCTGGCCGAACCGCTGGCCACGCTGATCGCGGGCCTTGGCGGGTTCGACGTGATCGCGGCCCCTTCCACGGCGATGGCGCGCAACGTGCTGCCGCGCGTGGCGGCGCTTCTGGATGTGATGATCATCCCCGACGTGCTGTCGGTGGAGGGGCCGGACACCTTCCAGCGCGGCGTCTATGCCGGCAACGCGGTGCAGACCGTCCGCTCCTCCGATCCGGTGAAGGTGCTGACCGTGCGCACGACGGCCTTCGAGCCGGCTACGGCGCAGGACGGCGTTCCGGTGGAAACGGTCGCGCTGACGGATGCGGGCCTCTCGACATGGGTTGCCGATCACGTCTCGGCCTCGGACCGGCCGGAACTGACCTCGGCCGGCATCGTGGTTGCGGGCGGGCGCGGCATCGGCTCCGAAGAAAACTTCCGCATCGTCGAGGCGCTGGCCGACAAGCTGGGCGCGGCGGTGGGCGCATCGCGCGCGGCCGTGGATGCGGGCTATGCCCCGAACGATTGGCAGGTGGGCCAGACCGGCAAGGTCGTGGCGCCGGACCTCTATATCGCCTGCGGCATCTCGGGCGCGATCCAGCACCTTGCGGGCATGAAGGACAGCAAGGTCATCGTCGCGATCAACAAGGACGAAGAGGCGCCGATCTTCCAAGTCGCCGATTACGGCCTCGTCGGCGACATCTTCGAGCTGATCCCGGAGCTGACGGCGAAGCTCTAA
- a CDS encoding electron transfer flavoprotein subunit beta/FixA family protein → MKILVPIKRVIDYNVKVRVKADGTGVDLANVKMSMNPFDEIAVEEAVRLKEKGIATEVVVVSVGVKQAGDTLRTGMAMGADRAILVTVENDPEPLAVAKILAAIVRDEAPQLVITGKQAIDNDMNAVGQMLSALLGWGQATFASKLEVEGDAATVTREVDGGMQTLRVALPAIVTADLRLNEPRYASLPNIMKAKKKPLEERTAADLGVDLTPRLTVTHTAEPAGRQAGIKVGSVDELLTKLKETGAL, encoded by the coding sequence ATGAAAATCCTTGTCCCGATCAAACGCGTGATCGACTACAACGTGAAGGTTCGCGTGAAGGCGGACGGCACGGGTGTCGATCTGGCGAATGTGAAGATGTCGATGAACCCCTTCGACGAAATCGCCGTCGAGGAGGCGGTTCGTCTGAAGGAGAAGGGGATCGCGACCGAAGTGGTGGTCGTGTCCGTAGGCGTGAAGCAGGCCGGCGATACGCTGCGCACCGGCATGGCGATGGGGGCGGACCGCGCCATCCTCGTGACCGTTGAGAACGATCCTGAGCCGTTGGCTGTGGCCAAGATCCTTGCCGCCATCGTCCGCGACGAGGCCCCGCAATTGGTGATCACCGGCAAGCAGGCGATCGACAACGACATGAACGCGGTCGGTCAGATGCTCTCGGCGCTCCTTGGCTGGGGTCAGGCGACCTTCGCCTCCAAGCTGGAGGTGGAGGGCGATGCCGCCACCGTCACGCGCGAAGTCGATGGCGGGATGCAGACGCTGCGCGTGGCCCTGCCCGCGATCGTCACGGCCGATCTGCGCCTGAACGAGCCGCGCTATGCCAGCCTGCCGAACATCATGAAGGCCAAGAAGAAACCACTGGAGGAACGGACCGCAGCCGATCTGGGCGTGGATCTGACGCCGCGGCTGACCGTGACCCACACCGCCGAACCTGCGGGCCGTCAGGCGGGGATCAAGGTCGGTTCGGTGGACGAACTTCTGACGAAACTCAAGGAAACGGGGGCGCTCTGA
- a CDS encoding SDR family NAD(P)-dependent oxidoreductase — MTQRSILITGCSSGIGLDAARGLRARGWRVFATCRSAEDCERLAAEGLESLPLDLDSPASIQAALDEVLTRTGGTLDALYNNGAFACPGAVEDIPRDALRAVFETNLFGTHDLTRRVIAVMRKQGHGRILNCSSVLGFVGAKWRGAYAASKFAMEGLTDILRMEMAGTGIHVVLIQPGPITSDLRRKAIPHFERWIDWRASARVEEYRGLMHRLYEDKGADRWELPASAVTDAILRALEAERPRARYRITVPTKAMAVARRLLSTRMLDQLLTRA; from the coding sequence ATGACACAGCGTTCCATCCTCATCACGGGTTGTTCCTCCGGCATCGGGCTCGATGCGGCGCGCGGGCTTCGGGCACGCGGGTGGCGCGTCTTCGCCACCTGCCGCAGCGCCGAAGACTGCGAACGCCTCGCCGCCGAGGGGCTGGAGAGCCTGCCGCTCGATCTCGACAGCCCCGCCTCCATTCAGGCCGCGCTGGACGAGGTGCTGACCCGGACCGGCGGCACGCTGGATGCGCTCTACAACAACGGGGCCTTCGCCTGCCCCGGCGCCGTGGAGGACATTCCGCGCGACGCCCTGCGCGCCGTGTTCGAGACGAACCTCTTCGGCACCCACGATCTGACGCGCCGCGTGATCGCGGTGATGCGCAAACAAGGGCATGGCCGCATCCTCAACTGTTCGTCCGTGCTGGGCTTCGTCGGCGCGAAATGGCGCGGCGCCTATGCTGCCAGCAAATTCGCGATGGAAGGGCTGACCGACATCCTGCGGATGGAGATGGCGGGCACGGGCATCCATGTGGTCCTGATCCAGCCCGGCCCCATCACTTCGGATTTGCGGCGCAAGGCCATCCCGCATTTCGAACGCTGGATCGACTGGCGCGCCTCGGCCCGGGTGGAGGAATATCGCGGCCTGATGCACCGCCTTTATGAAGACAAGGGCGCCGACCGTTGGGAGCTTCCGGCCTCGGCGGTGACGGACGCCATCCTGCGCGCGCTGGAGGCCGAGCGCCCCCGTGCCCGCTACCGCATCACCGTGCCGACCAAGGCCATGGCCGTGGCGCGGCGTCTTTTGTCGACGCGCATGCTCGACCAATTGCTGACGAGGGCGTGA